A genome region from Lytechinus pictus isolate F3 Inbred chromosome 16, Lp3.0, whole genome shotgun sequence includes the following:
- the LOC135157077 gene encoding uncharacterized protein LOC135157077, with product MDICGGKRIILNPSKFTLGAEVVEFAGFNITTDSVRPFQKYQKAILDFHAPSNITDLRSWFGLVNQVSYTFNMTDRMLTFRQLLKPSTPFVRTTALQCTFGEPKAVITREIEDGVRIFDPRKPTCRATDWSTDDIGFWLLHLRLHYPLMPCHGLECNICRESIYSCC from the coding sequence ATGGATATCTGTGGTGGGAAAAGGATCATCCTCAACCCTTCTAAATTCACCCTCGGCGCAGAGGTTGTCGAATTCGCAGGCTTTAATATCACTACTGACAGTGTCCGGCCATTCCAGAAATACCAAAAGGCGATCCTTGATTTCCATGCACCGTCTAATATCACCGATTTGCGGTCATGGTTCGGACTTGTCAACCAAGTATCGTATACCTTCAACATGACAGATAGGATGTTAACATTTCGTCAGCTCCTGAAGCCCAGTACGCCATTCGTCAGGACTACTGCCCTCCAGTGTACCTTTGGAGAGCCCAAGGCCGTCATTACCCGCGAGATTGAAGATGGCGTGAGGATATTTGACCCAAGAAAGCCTACTTGTCGGGCAACGGACTGGTCTACGGATGACATTGGCTTTTGGCTTCTGCACCTGCGATTGCACTATCCTCTTATGCCATGTCACGGGTTGGAATGTAACATTTGCAGGGAGTCGATTTACTCATGCTGCTGA